A region from the Arcobacter sp. F2176 genome encodes:
- a CDS encoding PAS domain-containing sensor histidine kinase, with amino-acid sequence MSDLKIKDISLYSFLVLALGLILISTILFISLNKIKSLNNQLILITNVKNSFLEMKINSEALLITKNLAETSKLWSKSIEKFEKEIILLSPVRNKKIEDLWYISKKEITDIKAIINSKLLEPQNLHEKSLLMLKGEMFALEENSKMFLTIDSLTKKIEFLFQYEKFILDEFTKIDKNDYTYISRQITLTTYYSIFFLLFIIILTVTIIFIMNKKVLKIEVKLMATQNSLRDSLSELKNSRKLLQNIIDSVPASVFWKDKNNVYVGANKFFLHDAKCEKQEDIIGKTDYEMPWKDTEASKYISDDNSIMKSGIARLQIEETQTNEKNELIKVLTSKVPLFDINNKVIGILGIYIDITEKEKIAEELFQKDKLLAQQSKMASMGEMIENIAHQWRQPLSFILTSATGIRLKNDYECLDSMFLKESLVGIENTVNHLNKTIDDFRNYFKPDKEAKFFKIELVVDNVFSLVESKLKNKLIKIVKNIEDVKAFGFENEFIQVLLNIINNSIDELEKIKSENKLIFVKAKEIEVCGSEVSKNVSKCKCVEIKICDNAGGIPKHIIKKVFDAYFTTKAEDKGTGIGLYMSKEMIKKHMNGSITVENKIFTHENKEYMGAEFTILIPAEEYVLEKKE; translated from the coding sequence ATGAGTGATTTGAAAATAAAAGACATTAGTTTATATAGTTTTCTAGTACTTGCTTTAGGTTTGATTTTAATTAGTACTATATTATTTATTTCATTGAATAAAATAAAATCTCTTAATAATCAGTTAATCTTAATTACAAATGTGAAAAATAGTTTTTTAGAAATGAAAATTAATAGTGAAGCACTTTTAATAACAAAAAACTTAGCTGAGACTTCAAAATTGTGGTCTAAATCCATTGAAAAGTTTGAAAAAGAGATAATTTTGTTATCTCCTGTACGAAATAAGAAGATTGAAGATTTATGGTACATAAGTAAAAAAGAGATAACTGATATTAAGGCTATTATTAATAGTAAGTTATTAGAACCGCAGAATCTACATGAAAAATCTCTTCTAATGCTAAAGGGTGAAATGTTTGCTTTAGAAGAGAATAGTAAGATGTTTTTAACTATAGATTCTTTAACAAAAAAAATAGAGTTTCTTTTTCAATATGAAAAATTCATATTAGATGAATTTACAAAAATTGATAAAAATGATTATACTTATATTTCTAGACAAATAACACTTACAACATATTATTCAATATTTTTTCTTCTTTTTATCATAATTTTAACTGTGACAATTATTTTTATTATGAATAAAAAAGTTTTAAAAATTGAAGTTAAATTAATGGCTACTCAAAATAGTTTAAGAGATAGTTTATCAGAGTTGAAAAACTCTAGAAAGTTGTTACAAAATATAATTGACTCTGTTCCTGCTTCAGTATTTTGGAAAGACAAAAATAATGTATATGTAGGTGCAAATAAATTCTTTTTACATGATGCTAAATGTGAAAAACAAGAAGATATAATTGGAAAAACTGATTACGAAATGCCTTGGAAAGATACTGAAGCTTCAAAATATATTAGTGATGATAATAGTATAATGAAAAGTGGAATAGCTAGATTACAAATCGAAGAAACCCAAACAAATGAAAAAAATGAATTAATAAAAGTATTAACCTCAAAAGTTCCTTTATTTGATATCAATAATAAAGTAATTGGAATACTTGGTATTTACATTGATATTACAGAAAAGGAGAAGATTGCAGAAGAGTTATTCCAAAAAGACAAACTTCTAGCACAACAATCTAAAATGGCCTCTATGGGAGAGATGATAGAGAATATAGCTCACCAATGGAGACAGCCTCTATCTTTTATTCTTACTAGTGCTACAGGAATTAGGTTGAAAAATGATTATGAATGTTTAGATAGTATGTTTTTAAAAGAGTCGCTTGTTGGTATTGAAAATACAGTGAATCATTTAAATAAAACTATTGATGATTTTAGAAATTATTTTAAACCAGATAAAGAAGCAAAATTCTTCAAAATAGAATTAGTAGTAGATAATGTATTCTCTTTAGTTGAGTCAAAACTTAAAAATAAACTAATAAAAATTGTAAAAAATATTGAAGATGTAAAAGCTTTTGGTTTTGAGAATGAATTTATACAAGTATTATTGAATATCATAAATAATTCAATAGATGAATTAGAAAAAATTAAGTCAGAAAATAAACTAATATTTGTAAAAGCAAAAGAGATAGAGGTTTGTGGTAGTGAAGTTTCAAAAAATGTTTCTAAATGCAAATGTGTAGAAATAAAAATATGTGATAACGCAGGAGGAATTCCAAAACATATTATTAAAAAAGTTTTTGATGCATATTTTACTACTAAAGCTGAAGATAAAGGTACAGGAATTGGTTTATATATGTCAAAAGAGATGATTAAAAAACATATGAATGGCTCTATAACTGTTGAAAATAAGATTTTTACACATGAAAATAAAGAGTATATGGGAGCAGAATTTACAATTTTAATTCCTGCAGAAGAGTATGTTTTAGAAAAAAAAGAATAA
- a CDS encoding TetR/AcrR family transcriptional regulator, with amino-acid sequence MAIKKTSKEEILKESIKLFKIRGYHNTSMANIAASCGLIKGSIYHHFKSKDEIGLESLKYIHEYFKNNIYNIAFRDELSDKEKLKLFVSKIDEYFLESVGGCLLGNLALEVSSVNLEFKDEIKSYFLAWEKALAKILESKYGKDTSLKLAKEYVSLTQGEIMMMNLFDSKKRYLSVGEKITQLL; translated from the coding sequence ATGGCAATCAAAAAAACATCTAAAGAAGAGATTTTAAAAGAGTCAATAAAACTTTTTAAAATAAGAGGCTATCATAATACTTCTATGGCAAATATAGCTGCGTCATGTGGTTTAATTAAAGGTAGTATTTATCATCATTTTAAAAGTAAAGATGAAATAGGTTTAGAATCTTTAAAATATATCCATGAATATTTTAAAAATAATATTTACAATATTGCTTTTAGAGATGAATTATCGGATAAAGAAAAACTAAAACTTTTTGTTTCAAAAATAGATGAGTATTTTTTAGAAAGCGTTGGCGGTTGTTTGTTAGGAAACTTAGCTTTAGAAGTTTCATCAGTAAACTTAGAGTTTAAAGATGAGATTAAGTCATATTTTTTGGCTTGGGAAAAAGCTTTGGCAAAAATTTTAGAATCAAAATATGGTAAAGATACTTCTCTGAAACTAGCTAAAGAATATGTGTCATTGACACAAGGTGAAATTATGATGATGAATCTTTTTGATTCAAAAAAAAGATATCTAAGTGTAGGTGAAAAAATAACTCAATTATTGTAG
- a CDS encoding nuclear transport factor 2 family protein, with protein sequence MKTEIRKPLPPFDYESASIKVKMAENGWNSKDAKKISLAYTIDSLWRNRDEFINGRDEIIEFLENKYQKELDYRLCKELWAYTENKIAVRFAYEWHDGSGQWYRSYGNENWEFNENGLMKNRYACINDLKIKEDERKFLWNGNTRPDDYASLSEMGL encoded by the coding sequence TTGAAAACAGAAATAAGAAAACCACTACCACCTTTTGATTATGAAAGTGCTAGTATAAAAGTAAAAATGGCAGAAAATGGATGGAACAGTAAAGATGCAAAAAAAATATCTCTTGCTTATACTATTGATAGTCTTTGGCGAAATAGAGATGAGTTTATAAATGGAAGAGATGAGATTATTGAGTTTTTGGAAAATAAATATCAAAAAGAGTTGGACTATAGATTGTGTAAAGAGTTATGGGCATATACTGAGAATAAAATAGCAGTAAGATTTGCCTATGAGTGGCACGATGGGAGTGGACAATGGTATAGAAGCTATGGAAATGAGAACTGGGAATTCAATGAAAATGGTCTTATGAAAAATAGATATGCTTGTATAAATGATTTAAAAATAAAAGAAGATGAACGAAAGTTTTTGTGGAATGGAAATACAAGACCAGATGATTATGCAAGTTTGAGTGAAATGGGTTTATAA
- a CDS encoding NUDIX domain-containing protein, translating to MTEKFDFTMIVLKNDQYDGCIIDTSTIPKDIEDFEKDLLLILENLENKKLLWIKLMIEESSLISILTNHGFVFHHCNERDITLVKKLIQKPVIPTATNHTLGVGAVVIADNKLLVIKDKIYQGYKLPGGHIDDSENITSALIREVYEETGINIKFDSIISLRHISPGQFNESNLYLVCRATALTKEINIIDTDEILEAKWMDVDTYLNLDDVHPFNKKIVKTALENEGFKIIDSENLIHRKDLNYEIFF from the coding sequence ATGACAGAAAAATTTGACTTTACAATGATAGTTTTAAAAAATGATCAATACGATGGTTGTATAATTGATACTTCAACCATACCTAAAGATATAGAAGATTTTGAGAAAGACTTACTTCTAATTCTTGAAAACTTAGAAAATAAAAAGTTATTATGGATAAAATTAATGATTGAAGAATCAAGTCTGATTTCCATACTTACAAATCATGGATTTGTTTTTCACCATTGTAATGAGAGAGATATTACTTTAGTGAAAAAACTTATTCAAAAACCTGTGATTCCAACTGCTACAAACCATACTTTAGGAGTAGGGGCAGTTGTAATAGCTGATAATAAACTATTAGTTATCAAAGATAAAATTTATCAAGGTTATAAACTTCCTGGTGGTCATATTGATGATAGTGAAAATATTACTAGTGCTTTGATTCGAGAAGTATATGAAGAGACAGGTATAAATATTAAATTTGATTCCATAATAAGTTTAAGACATATTTCTCCTGGACAATTTAATGAATCAAATCTTTATCTTGTGTGTCGTGCTACTGCTTTAACAAAAGAGATAAATATAATAGATACAGATGAAATATTAGAAGCTAAATGGATGGATGTTGATACTTATTTAAATCTTGATGATGTTCATCCTTTTAATAAAAAGATAGTAAAAACTGCTTTGGAAAATGAAGGGTTTAAAATAATTGATAGTGAGAATTTGATTCATAGAAAAGATTTAAACTACGAAATATTTTTTTAA
- the aldA gene encoding aldehyde dehydrogenase, protein MEEAKVYQMYINGEFINHVEKEPVINPSDKQIISYIPIGTEDDVNQAVESAQEAQSSWEKLPAVERGNYLKKIAQKIRDNASMLARVISEEQGKVLGLATVEVNFTADYMDYMAEWARRYEGEIIQSDRPNENIFLFKLPIGVAAGILPWNFPFFLIARKLAPALLTGNTIVIKPSSETPNNAFEFAKLVDEVGLPKGVFNLISGTGAEVGSPLAGHEKVGIVSFTGSVPTGVKIMEAAAKNVTKVSLELGGKAPAIVMADANLDLAVEAIKNSRVINNGQVCNCAERVYVHKSIAKEFIEKMTKAMEATTYGNPLKEEVDMGPLINEDAINHVQSLIDTAVEDGATITTGGKRAERDDGFYYEPTVLVDVKQDMAIIQEEIFGPVLPIMTFETLDEAIALANDSEFGLTSSIYTQNIDVAMRACKEIKFGETYINRENFEAMQGFHAGWRKSGIGGADGKHGLEEFLQTKVVYLQYDLNKQ, encoded by the coding sequence ATGGAAGAAGCAAAAGTCTACCAAATGTACATAAATGGCGAGTTTATCAATCATGTTGAAAAAGAACCAGTTATTAATCCATCAGATAAACAAATTATTTCTTATATTCCAATAGGAACAGAGGACGATGTTAATCAAGCTGTTGAATCAGCCCAAGAAGCTCAAAGCTCATGGGAAAAACTACCAGCAGTTGAACGAGGAAATTATCTTAAAAAAATTGCACAAAAAATTAGAGATAATGCAAGCATGTTAGCAAGAGTTATATCAGAAGAACAAGGAAAAGTTTTAGGTTTAGCTACTGTTGAAGTTAATTTTACTGCCGATTATATGGATTATATGGCTGAATGGGCTAGAAGATATGAAGGTGAGATTATTCAAAGTGATAGACCAAATGAAAATATTTTTTTATTTAAATTACCAATAGGAGTTGCAGCTGGTATTTTACCATGGAACTTTCCATTTTTCTTAATTGCTAGAAAACTAGCCCCTGCACTTTTAACAGGAAATACAATAGTTATAAAACCTAGTAGTGAAACTCCAAACAATGCCTTTGAATTTGCAAAATTAGTAGATGAAGTTGGACTTCCTAAAGGAGTATTCAATCTAATAAGTGGAACAGGAGCTGAAGTGGGAAGCCCTCTTGCAGGTCATGAAAAAGTTGGAATTGTAAGTTTTACAGGAAGTGTTCCAACAGGTGTTAAAATCATGGAAGCAGCTGCAAAAAATGTGACAAAAGTATCATTAGAACTTGGTGGAAAAGCACCAGCTATTGTAATGGCAGATGCAAACTTAGATTTAGCAGTTGAAGCTATCAAAAACTCAAGAGTTATAAATAACGGTCAAGTTTGTAATTGTGCTGAAAGAGTTTATGTGCATAAAAGTATAGCAAAAGAATTTATTGAAAAAATGACAAAAGCTATGGAAGCTACAACTTATGGAAATCCATTAAAAGAAGAAGTTGATATGGGACCACTTATTAATGAAGATGCAATTAATCATGTTCAAAGCTTAATAGATACTGCAGTGGAAGATGGAGCAACTATTACAACTGGTGGAAAAAGAGCAGAAAGAGATGATGGTTTTTATTACGAACCAACAGTTCTAGTAGATGTAAAACAAGATATGGCTATCATCCAAGAAGAAATATTTGGGCCAGTACTTCCTATTATGACTTTTGAAACACTTGATGAAGCTATTGCTTTAGCAAATGATAGTGAATTTGGATTGACTTCATCTATTTATACACAAAATATCGATGTGGCAATGAGAGCTTGCAAAGAGATAAAATTTGGTGAAACATATATCAATAGAGAAAACTTCGAAGCAATGCAAGGATTCCATGCAGGATGGAGAAAATCAGGTATTGGTGGAGCTGATGGTAAACATGGTTTAGAAGAGTTCTTACAAACAAAAGTTGTATATTTACAATACGATTTAAATAAACAATAA
- the argC gene encoding N-acetyl-gamma-glutamyl-phosphate reductase → MKYKIFVDGQFGTTGLKIHEMLKNRKELEILTISEDDKKDIDVKTKLLNEADLVFLCLPDVASKESVKLITNENTKVIDASTAHRTNEDWTYGIAELTPTQREKIKNSNRVCVPGCHASGFIMAMKPLIDNEIVSPKDKIVCHSITGYSGGGRGLIDIYEDPKNEGKFLSQRPYALGLSHKHLPEMKHVLGLKYAPFFTPSVGNFEQGMLVMSYLIKSELLNKKITRNEIVDLYKEYYKCEQFVKIIEDDFEYLDDGFLDAMKCNNTNRIEISVYESEDYILVISRLDNLGKGASGAAVQNMNIMLGVDEKLGLKL, encoded by the coding sequence ATGAAATATAAAATATTTGTAGATGGACAATTTGGAACAACTGGATTAAAAATCCACGAGATGTTAAAGAATAGAAAAGAGCTTGAAATTTTGACGATTTCAGAAGATGATAAAAAAGATATTGATGTTAAGACAAAGCTATTAAATGAGGCTGATTTAGTATTTTTATGTCTACCTGATGTTGCTTCAAAAGAATCAGTAAAACTTATAACAAATGAAAATACAAAAGTTATAGATGCAAGTACAGCTCACAGAACAAATGAAGATTGGACTTATGGAATTGCTGAATTAACTCCTACACAAAGAGAAAAAATAAAAAACTCTAACAGAGTTTGTGTGCCAGGTTGCCATGCAAGTGGTTTTATTATGGCTATGAAACCTCTAATTGACAATGAAATTGTTTCACCAAAAGATAAGATTGTATGTCACTCAATCACAGGATATAGTGGTGGAGGTAGAGGTTTAATTGATATTTATGAAGACCCTAAAAATGAAGGAAAATTTTTAAGCCAAAGACCTTATGCCTTGGGATTATCTCATAAACATTTACCTGAAATGAAACATGTTTTAGGATTAAAATATGCTCCATTTTTCACCCCAAGTGTTGGTAACTTTGAGCAAGGTATGCTGGTAATGTCTTATTTAATAAAAAGTGAACTTTTAAATAAAAAGATTACTAGAAATGAAATAGTAGACTTGTATAAAGAGTACTATAAGTGTGAGCAGTTTGTAAAAATCATTGAAGATGATTTTGAATATCTTGATGATGGGTTTTTAGATGCAATGAAATGCAACAATACAAATAGAATCGAAATCTCAGTTTATGAAAGCGAAGATTATATACTTGTAATCTCAAGACTTGATAATCTAGGAAAAGGTGCTTCAGGAGCTGCTGTTCAAAATATGAACATCATGTTAGGAGTTGATGAAAAGTTGGGCTTAAAGCTATAA
- a CDS encoding Crp/Fnr family transcriptional regulator, which yields MSNQKEELDCFKQLREVCKEYQDFSDDSFEKLKKISFLKEAKKGEILQDVYSLAKYIYFICKGILRTFFLNSNGAIYTKNLFSENYFSASKVSLLTGEDSYLCIDALEDSILICIDFKEYKKLIEKNDEFKNFYINYLEKNWVIIKEKNEISLIFDDASIRYESFIKNNPNIQNRIPLHHIANHLGITPTQLSRIRKKIKEN from the coding sequence ATGTCAAATCAAAAGGAAGAGCTTGATTGTTTTAAACAGTTAAGAGAAGTTTGTAAAGAGTATCAAGACTTTTCCGATGATTCTTTTGAAAAGTTAAAAAAAATAAGCTTTTTAAAAGAAGCAAAAAAAGGTGAGATTTTACAAGATGTATACTCACTTGCAAAATATATCTACTTTATCTGTAAGGGTATTTTGCGCACCTTTTTTTTAAATTCTAACGGTGCTATTTATACTAAAAATTTATTTTCTGAAAACTATTTTTCTGCTTCAAAAGTTTCACTTCTAACAGGTGAAGATTCGTATCTTTGTATTGATGCTTTAGAAGACTCTATTTTAATATGTATTGATTTTAAAGAGTACAAAAAACTAATAGAAAAAAACGATGAGTTTAAAAACTTTTATATAAATTATCTAGAAAAAAACTGGGTAATTATAAAAGAAAAAAATGAGATTTCTCTAATATTTGATGATGCAAGTATAAGATATGAAAGTTTCATAAAAAACAATCCAAATATACAAAACAGAATTCCACTTCACCATATAGCAAACCACCTTGGTATTACTCCTACACAGCTAAGTAGAATTAGAAAAAAAATAAAAGAAAACTAA
- a CDS encoding NYN domain-containing protein, with amino-acid sequence MDEMSTDKLAVLIDADNAQASVISELLEEIAKFGITNIKRAYGDWTTSQLKGWKEHLHTHAIQPIQQFSYTNGKNATDSSLIIDAMDILHENRLDGFCIISSDSDFTRLATRIRESGLKVYGFGEQKTPEAFISACDKFVYTENLREIKEITQTNNEQNKLKDIITKAVMAVSDDDDWANLSAVVKHINKNYPSFDPRTYGYDKYGKLMKSLDYLELNEIPFNKNRNVHIFIRVID; translated from the coding sequence ATGGATGAAATGAGTACAGACAAATTAGCAGTCTTGATTGATGCAGATAATGCACAAGCATCTGTTATCTCTGAATTATTAGAAGAGATAGCAAAATTTGGGATTACAAATATAAAAAGAGCTTATGGGGACTGGACAACTTCTCAACTAAAAGGTTGGAAAGAGCATTTGCATACACATGCAATACAACCTATTCAACAATTTAGTTATACAAATGGGAAAAATGCCACTGATTCTTCTCTTATAATTGATGCTATGGATATATTACATGAAAATCGACTTGATGGTTTTTGTATAATCTCTTCTGATAGCGACTTTACAAGATTGGCTACAAGAATTAGAGAATCAGGTCTAAAAGTCTATGGCTTTGGAGAACAAAAAACACCAGAAGCATTTATCTCAGCTTGTGATAAGTTTGTTTATACAGAGAACTTACGAGAAATAAAAGAGATAACCCAAACAAATAATGAACAAAATAAATTAAAAGATATAATCACAAAAGCTGTAATGGCCGTATCAGATGATGATGACTGGGCAAATTTATCAGCAGTAGTTAAACATATAAATAAAAACTACCCTTCATTTGACCCAAGAACATATGGATATGATAAGTATGGAAAACTAATGAAATCATTGGATTATCTTGAGTTAAATGAAATACCATTTAATAAAAATAGAAATGTACATATATTTATAAGAGTGATTGATTAG
- a CDS encoding N(5)-(carboxyethyl)ornithine synthase — MGGGIDTRHNLLANIGAVIINKPVLSDLEELKIGGTLWGYVHCVQQEEITQIAIERKQTLIAFEDIFIWSKEGQVGRHTFYKNNEMAGYCAVIHALQLKGIDGHYGNQRKIVIFGFGAVSRGAIYALKAHGFRDITICVQRPDNEVREEVLDCHYVRIQEGDENEARMVVVEHDGSIRPLSDLISEADIIVNGVFQDTANPTDFIIKEESSCLKADSLIIDVSCDEGMGFYFAKPTTFKNPIFKHKCVDYYAVDHTPSYLWESATRSISAALIVYLPTVLAGREAWYKNDTIKQAINIDSGVILNKSILSFQNRQVEYPHKCFTSEEKTVLNKIA; from the coding sequence GTGGGGGGGGGTATTGATACAAGACATAACCTATTAGCAAATATTGGTGCAGTCATTATCAATAAACCTGTTTTAAGTGACTTAGAAGAGCTAAAAATTGGTGGAACACTTTGGGGATATGTACATTGTGTACAACAAGAAGAGATAACCCAAATAGCAATAGAACGCAAACAAACACTTATTGCCTTTGAAGATATATTTATTTGGTCAAAAGAGGGACAAGTTGGTCGACACACCTTTTACAAAAATAATGAGATGGCAGGATATTGTGCAGTTATTCATGCTTTACAATTAAAAGGCATAGATGGACATTATGGAAATCAGCGTAAAATAGTTATATTTGGTTTTGGTGCTGTTAGTCGTGGTGCTATTTATGCTCTAAAAGCCCATGGTTTTAGAGATATTACTATTTGTGTACAAAGACCAGATAATGAAGTAAGAGAAGAAGTACTTGACTGCCATTATGTAAGAATTCAAGAAGGTGATGAAAATGAAGCGCGGATGGTTGTAGTAGAACATGATGGTTCTATTCGTCCACTTTCAGACTTAATTAGTGAAGCTGATATTATCGTAAATGGTGTTTTTCAAGATACTGCAAATCCTACTGATTTTATTATTAAAGAAGAGAGTTCATGCTTAAAAGCTGATAGTTTAATCATAGATGTTAGTTGTGATGAAGGAATGGGATTCTATTTTGCAAAACCAACTACATTTAAAAACCCGATATTTAAACATAAATGTGTAGATTATTATGCAGTTGATCATACTCCAAGTTATCTTTGGGAGAGTGCGACACGCTCTATTTCAGCAGCTTTAATTGTATATTTACCAACTGTATTAGCAGGAAGAGAAGCTTGGTATAAAAATGATACTATTAAACAAGCTATAAATATTGATTCTGGAGTTATTTTAAATAAATCTATTCTTTCTTTTCAAAATCGACAAGTAGAATATCCTCATAAATGTTTTACAAGTGAAGAAAAAACCGTATTAAATAAAATTGCTTAG
- a CDS encoding DUF2179 domain-containing protein: protein MSEFIAQYPYVLALLIFLSRVADVSLGTFRTIVIFRGYKLLASAIGFFEIIIWLIAAGQVFKHLDQWHLAFAYSAGFASGIYVGMWIENRFAIGKELIRCISFNRDILADKIREEGFKVVSVDGDMGEDKPVEVLFIVEKRRNIPELIQLINKLDNKAVYTVSDLKSVYDGPDFISKRSFWNMRKTK from the coding sequence ATGTCTGAATTTATAGCGCAATACCCTTATGTCTTAGCCCTTCTTATTTTTTTATCTAGGGTTGCTGATGTTTCTTTAGGAACATTTCGTACTATTGTTATATTTCGTGGCTATAAATTATTAGCATCTGCAATTGGTTTTTTTGAAATCATCATTTGGTTAATAGCAGCTGGTCAAGTTTTTAAACATCTTGACCAATGGCATTTGGCTTTTGCTTATTCTGCTGGTTTTGCTAGTGGTATTTATGTGGGAATGTGGATTGAAAATCGATTTGCTATTGGTAAAGAACTTATTCGTTGTATCTCTTTCAATCGTGATATTTTAGCAGACAAGATACGAGAAGAGGGATTTAAAGTTGTTTCAGTAGATGGAGATATGGGGGAAGACAAACCTGTGGAAGTTTTATTTATCGTTGAAAAAAGAAGAAATATCCCAGAACTTATTCAATTAATAAATAAACTTGATAATAAGGCTGTATATACTGTGTCTGATTTAAAAAGTGTATATGATGGTCCAGACTTTATAAGTAAAAGAAGTTTTTGGAATATGAGAAAGACTAAATAA
- a CDS encoding D-2-hydroxyacid dehydrogenase family protein yields MKIAILDDYQDVVKNLDCFKLLANYEVKIFNDTYTNSDELASKLADFDALVLIRERTVITEELLSKLPKLKLISQTGKISNHINLDLCKKYNVEVAEGIGSPIAPSELCWSLIMAASRNIPEYVSNLSQGIWQQSGSLGLGRTLNGLTLGIWGYGKIGQKIAKYANAFGMNILVLGREPSQILAKEHGFEATSSKEKFFKESDIITLHLRLNEDTKECVTKADLELMKPDSLFVNTSRAQLVQSGALYEEMSNNPSKRAAIDVYENEPATKENEPLLSLENVLCSPHLGYVEKNSYELYFKIAFENVIAFAKGEPQNLAK; encoded by the coding sequence ATGAAAATAGCAATATTAGATGACTATCAAGATGTAGTGAAAAATCTTGATTGTTTTAAACTTTTAGCTAATTATGAAGTGAAAATATTTAATGATACCTATACAAATAGTGATGAATTAGCTTCCAAGTTAGCTGATTTTGATGCTTTAGTTTTAATTAGAGAAAGAACTGTTATAACAGAAGAACTTTTATCAAAACTTCCAAAACTAAAACTTATTAGTCAAACTGGAAAAATAAGCAACCATATCAATCTTGATTTATGCAAAAAATATAATGTGGAAGTTGCAGAAGGTATTGGTTCACCTATTGCTCCATCTGAGTTATGCTGGAGTTTGATTATGGCAGCTTCTAGAAATATTCCTGAATATGTTTCTAATCTATCTCAAGGCATTTGGCAACAATCTGGTAGTTTGGGCTTAGGAAGAACGTTAAATGGTCTTACTCTTGGTATTTGGGGATATGGGAAAATTGGTCAAAAAATTGCCAAATATGCAAATGCCTTTGGTATGAATATTTTGGTTTTAGGAAGAGAACCGTCACAAATTTTAGCAAAAGAGCATGGCTTTGAGGCAACTTCTTCAAAAGAGAAGTTTTTTAAGGAATCAGACATAATTACTTTACATTTACGACTAAATGAAGATACAAAAGAGTGTGTTACAAAAGCCGATTTAGAACTTATGAAACCTGACTCTTTATTTGTAAATACTAGTCGAGCCCAATTAGTACAAAGTGGTGCTTTATATGAAGAAATGTCAAACAATCCTTCTAAAAGAGCAGCAATAGATGTTTATGAAAATGAACCAGCTACAAAAGAGAATGAACCCTTGCTAAGTTTAGAAAATGTACTTTGTTCTCCACACCTTGGATATGTTGAAAAAAATAGTTATGAACTATATTTTAAAATAGCTTTTGAAAATGTTATAGCCTTTGCAAAAGGTGAACCTCAAAACTTAGCTAAATAA